The following coding sequences are from one Pyrobaculum sp. 3827-6 window:
- a CDS encoding nucleotidyltransferase domain-containing protein, with the protein MRRLFLKSHAEVEEWIKSLCAGGYTVVLFGSRARGEARIDSDWDLVVIGRSPPGEPPNDLAQVHFATPEDAAAEVERFNTVFVDAFYEGRLVCGDSELFQKLRELVLKKTQGLVKTRDGWVPAQLRR; encoded by the coding sequence TTGAGAAGACTCTTTCTTAAGTCGCATGCCGAGGTAGAGGAGTGGATTAAGTCGCTGTGCGCAGGGGGGTACACCGTGGTGCTCTTCGGATCCAGGGCGAGGGGAGAGGCGAGGATTGACAGCGACTGGGATCTCGTAGTGATTGGCAGATCCCCGCCTGGGGAGCCTCCTAACGACTTGGCGCAGGTTCACTTCGCCACGCCGGAGGACGCGGCCGCCGAGGTGGAGAGGTTCAACACAGTGTTTGTAGACGCCTTCTACGAGGGGCGTCTCGTATGTGGAGACTCCGAGCTGTTTCAAAAACTTAGAGAACTTGTTCTGAAGAAGACCCAGGGGCTAGTCAAGACCCGTGACGGCTGGGTGCCCGCGCAACTCCGCCGCTAA
- a CDS encoding HEPN domain-containing protein, whose protein sequence is MAERWLRRGERYKALAYEFYQRGLYPEACFFAQQAAEFLLKGRLIEATGSRPYTHSIYHLVKMLFEALGAELEEGVARCAKYLTEQYIGSRYPDARMLDYDRGDAEQCIKCLEEVWRSVEKTLS, encoded by the coding sequence GTGGCTGAGCGGTGGCTTAGGCGGGGTGAGAGGTATAAAGCCCTTGCGTATGAGTTCTATCAGCGGGGGCTTTACCCAGAGGCGTGTTTCTTCGCTCAGCAAGCCGCCGAATTTCTCCTAAAGGGGAGGCTTATAGAAGCCACTGGATCGAGGCCGTATACGCATTCCATCTACCACCTCGTTAAAATGCTGTTTGAGGCCCTGGGGGCGGAGCTTGAGGAGGGGGTTGCGAGGTGCGCCAAGTATCTCACGGAGCAGTACATCGGTAGCCGCTACCCAGATGCGAGAATGCTTGACTACGACAGAGGGGATGCTGAGCAATGTATAAAATGTCTTGAAGAGGTTTGGAGAAGTGTTGAGAAGACTCTTTCTTAA